In a genomic window of Streptococcus oralis:
- a CDS encoding TetR/AcrR family transcriptional regulator, which produces MKESNKRLKTKRIIENAMVQLLMDQPFDQISTVKLAEKAGISRSSFYTHYKDKYDMIELYQSKLFHTFEYIFQKHAHHKRDAILEVFEYLESEPLLAALLSENGTKEIQNFLRNKLHIMLSTDLQKRFMKLQLTPIELEYSSIYLTNALFGVCQTWIAHGKKESPQEMTDFLMKMLGDVN; this is translated from the coding sequence ATGAAAGAAAGTAACAAACGTTTAAAAACAAAACGAATTATCGAAAATGCCATGGTTCAATTATTGATGGACCAGCCCTTTGATCAAATTTCTACTGTCAAGTTAGCAGAAAAAGCCGGAATTAGTCGTTCCAGCTTTTACACTCACTACAAGGATAAGTATGATATGATTGAACTCTACCAAAGTAAGCTATTTCATACCTTTGAGTATATTTTCCAAAAACATGCTCATCACAAAAGAGATGCTATTTTAGAAGTATTTGAATATTTAGAGTCTGAGCCACTCTTGGCTGCACTCTTATCTGAAAATGGGACAAAAGAAATCCAAAATTTCTTGAGAAATAAGCTTCACATTATGCTTAGCACCGACCTTCAGAAACGCTTTATGAAATTACAACTCACTCCAATAGAATTAGAATACAGCAGTATTTATCTAACAAATGCCCTATTTGGTGTTTGCCAGACTTGGATTGCTCACGGAAAAAAAGAAAGTCCGCAAGAAATGACAGACTTCCTTATGAAAATGTTAGGTGATGTCAACTAA
- the guaB gene encoding IMP dehydrogenase translates to MSNWDTKFLKKGFTFDDVLLIPAESHVLPNDADLTTKLADNLTLNIPIITAAMDTVTESQMAIAIARAGGLGVIHKNMSIAQQADEVRKVKRSENGVIIDPFFLTPEHTIAEADELMGRYRISGVPVVETLENRKLVGILTNRDLRFISDYNQPISNHMTSENLVTAPVGTDLATAESILQEHRIEKLPLVDEEGRLSGLITIKDIEKVIEFPNAAKDEFGRLLVAGAVGVTSDTFERAEALFEAGADAIVIDTAHGHSAGVLRKIAEIRAHFPDRTLIAGNIATAEGARALYDAGVDVVKVGIGPGSICTTRVIAGVGVPQVTAIYDAAAVAREYGKTIIADGGIKYSGDIVKALAAGGNAVMLGSMFAGTDEAPGETEIFQGRKFKTYRGMGSIAAMKKGSSDRYFQGSVNEANKLVPEGIEGRVAYKGAAADIVFQMIGGIRSGMGYCGAANLKELHDNAQFIEMSGAGLKESHPHDVQITNEAPNYSM, encoded by the coding sequence ATGTCTAATTGGGATACTAAATTTTTAAAAAAAGGTTTTACCTTTGATGATGTATTGCTCATTCCAGCAGAAAGTCATGTGTTGCCTAATGATGCAGATTTAACAACAAAATTGGCAGATAATCTGACTTTAAATATCCCAATTATAACAGCCGCCATGGATACAGTCACAGAAAGTCAAATGGCTATTGCCATTGCTCGTGCAGGTGGTCTTGGAGTAATCCATAAAAATATGTCTATTGCGCAACAGGCAGATGAAGTTCGCAAGGTAAAACGTTCTGAAAATGGTGTTATTATTGATCCATTCTTCTTGACTCCAGAACACACTATTGCTGAAGCAGATGAACTGATGGGACGTTACCGTATCAGTGGTGTTCCAGTTGTGGAGACACTTGAAAATCGTAAATTGGTTGGTATTCTAACAAACCGAGATCTTCGCTTTATTTCAGATTACAATCAGCCAATCTCAAACCATATGACTAGTGAAAATCTTGTTACTGCTCCTGTTGGTACAGATCTTGCAACAGCTGAAAGCATTCTTCAAGAACACCGTATTGAAAAACTTCCTTTGGTTGATGAAGAAGGTCGTCTTTCTGGCTTGATTACTATCAAAGATATTGAAAAAGTAATTGAATTTCCTAATGCAGCAAAAGATGAGTTTGGTCGTCTTCTAGTTGCTGGTGCGGTAGGTGTCACTTCAGATACATTTGAACGTGCAGAGGCTCTTTTTGAAGCAGGAGCTGACGCAATTGTTATTGATACTGCCCATGGTCATTCTGCTGGTGTTCTACGTAAAATTGCTGAAATTCGTGCTCACTTCCCAGACCGTACTTTGATTGCGGGTAATATTGCCACTGCAGAAGGTGCGCGTGCTCTTTATGATGCAGGTGTAGATGTTGTCAAAGTCGGTATCGGACCAGGTTCTATTTGTACCACTCGTGTGATTGCAGGGGTTGGTGTCCCACAAGTGACAGCAATCTATGATGCAGCAGCAGTTGCGCGTGAATATGGTAAAACAATCATTGCTGATGGTGGAATCAAGTACTCTGGCGATATTGTAAAAGCCCTTGCTGCAGGAGGGAATGCAGTTATGCTTGGATCAATGTTTGCTGGAACAGACGAAGCACCAGGTGAAACGGAAATCTTCCAAGGACGTAAGTTTAAGACCTACCGTGGTATGGGATCAATCGCTGCAATGAAGAAAGGTTCAAGTGACCGTTACTTCCAAGGTTCTGTCAATGAAGCAAACAAACTTGTTCCAGAAGGAATTGAAGGCCGTGTTGCCTATAAAGGTGCAGCAGCTGATATTGTCTTCCAAATGATTGGTGGTATTCGCTCTGGTATGGGTTACTGTGGTGCAGCTAACCTTAAAGAATTGCATGACAATGCTCAATTTATCGAAATGTCTGGGGCTGGCTTAAAAGAAAGCCATCCACACGATGTGCAAATCACTAATGAAGCGCCAAACTACTCTATGTAA
- the comE gene encoding competence system response regulator transcription factor ComE, with protein sequence MKVLILEDVIEHQVRLERILNEISEESNIPISYKTTGKVREFKEYIENDEVNQLYFLDIDIHGIEKKGFEVAQFIRHHNPYAIIVFITSRSEFATLTYKYQVSALDFVDKDINDELFKKRIEQSIFYTKSMLLENEDVVDYFDYNYKGNDLKIPYHDILYIETTGVSHKLRIIGKNFAKEFYGTMTDIQEKDKHTQRFYCSHKSFLVNVGNVREIDRKNLEVVFYEDHRCPITRLKVRKLKDILEKKSKK encoded by the coding sequence ATGAAAGTATTAATTTTAGAAGATGTTATTGAACATCAAGTGAGACTAGAGAGAATATTAAATGAAATCTCGGAAGAATCGAATATTCCTATTTCATATAAGACAACAGGAAAAGTTCGTGAGTTTAAGGAATATATCGAAAATGATGAAGTAAATCAGCTTTATTTCCTAGATATCGATATTCATGGAATCGAGAAAAAAGGCTTTGAAGTGGCTCAGTTTATCCGTCATCACAATCCTTATGCTATTATTGTCTTTATTACCAGTCGATCTGAATTTGCTACCTTAACTTACAAATACCAGGTATCAGCTCTAGATTTTGTAGACAAAGACATCAATGATGAATTGTTCAAAAAACGTATCGAGCAGAGTATTTTTTACACTAAGAGTATGCTGCTTGAAAACGAAGATGTTGTAGACTATTTTGATTACAACTATAAGGGAAATGATTTGAAAATTCCTTACCATGACATTTTGTATATCGAAACCACAGGAGTTTCTCATAAACTTCGGATTATTGGTAAGAATTTTGCTAAAGAATTCTATGGAACTATGACAGATATTCAGGAAAAGGACAAACATACCCAGCGATTTTATTGCTCCCATAAATCTTTCCTTGTCAATGTGGGAAATGTGAGAGAAATTGATCGAAAGAATTTAGAAGTTGTCTTTTATGAAGATCATCGTTGCCCGATTACCCGTTTGAAAGTTCGCAAACTAAAAGATATTCTAGAGAAAAAATCTAAAAAGTGA
- a CDS encoding ATP-binding cassette domain-containing protein, translating into MLTVSDVSLRFSDRKLFDDVNIKFTEGNTYGLIGANGAGKSTFLKILAGDIEPTTGHISLGPDERLSVLRQNHFDYEDERVIDVVIMGNEKLYNIMKEKDAIYMKEDFSDEDGVRAAELEGEFAELGGWEAESEASQLLQNLNIPEELHYQNMSELANGEKVKVLLAKALFGKPDVLLLDEPTNGLDIQSITWLEDFLIDFDNTVIVVSHDRHFLNKVCTHMADLDFGKIKLYVGNYDFWKESSELAAKLLADRNAKAEEKIKQLQEFVARFSANASKSRQATSRKKMLDKIELEEIVPSSRKYPFINFKAEREIGNDLLTVENLTVKIDGETILDNISFILRPGDKTALIGQNDIQTTALIRAIMDDIDYEGTVKWGVTTSRSYLPKDNSADFAGGESILDWLRQFASKEEDDNTFLRGFLGRMLFSGDEVNKPVNVLSGGEKVRVMLSKLMLLKSNVLVLDDPTNHLDLESISSLNDGLKNFKESIIFASHDHEFIQTLANHIIVLSKNGVIDRIDETYDEFLENAEVQAKVKELWKD; encoded by the coding sequence TTGCTTACAGTATCTGATGTTTCACTACGTTTTAGTGATCGCAAACTTTTTGATGATGTCAATATCAAATTTACAGAAGGAAATACATACGGATTAATTGGTGCTAATGGTGCTGGGAAATCTACATTCTTAAAAATCCTAGCTGGTGATATCGAGCCAACAACTGGTCACATTTCTCTTGGTCCAGATGAACGTCTCTCTGTTCTCCGTCAAAATCATTTTGACTATGAAGATGAGCGAGTTATTGATGTCGTTATTATGGGAAATGAAAAACTTTACAACATCATGAAAGAAAAAGACGCCATTTACATGAAAGAAGATTTTTCAGATGAAGATGGTGTTCGTGCAGCTGAACTCGAAGGTGAGTTTGCTGAACTTGGAGGTTGGGAAGCAGAGAGTGAAGCATCTCAATTACTTCAAAACCTAAATATTCCAGAAGAATTGCACTACCAAAACATGAGCGAATTGGCCAATGGTGAAAAAGTGAAGGTTCTCCTTGCTAAAGCCTTATTTGGTAAACCTGATGTTCTTCTTTTGGACGAGCCAACCAACGGTTTGGATATCCAGTCTATTACTTGGCTAGAAGACTTCTTGATTGACTTTGATAACACCGTTATCGTAGTATCCCACGACCGTCACTTCTTAAACAAAGTGTGTACTCACATGGCCGACCTTGACTTTGGAAAAATCAAACTCTATGTCGGAAACTACGACTTCTGGAAGGAATCTTCTGAGCTTGCTGCTAAATTGCTAGCAGACCGTAATGCCAAGGCAGAAGAAAAAATTAAGCAATTGCAAGAATTCGTTGCTCGCTTCTCTGCCAACGCTTCTAAGTCAAGACAAGCAACGTCTCGTAAAAAAATGCTTGACAAGATTGAATTAGAAGAAATTGTTCCTTCTAGTCGTAAATACCCATTTATCAACTTTAAAGCAGAACGTGAGATTGGTAATGATCTCTTGACAGTAGAAAATTTAACTGTAAAGATTGATGGTGAAACTATTTTAGATAATATCAGCTTTATCTTGCGTCCAGGTGATAAGACGGCTCTTATTGGACAAAATGACATCCAAACGACTGCATTAATTCGTGCAATTATGGATGACATCGACTATGAAGGAACTGTCAAGTGGGGAGTTACTACTAGCCGTTCTTACTTGCCAAAAGACAACTCGGCTGATTTTGCAGGAGGAGAGTCAATCCTTGACTGGTTGCGTCAATTTGCAAGTAAAGAAGAAGATGACAATACCTTCCTACGTGGTTTCCTTGGTCGTATGCTCTTTTCTGGAGATGAGGTTAACAAACCTGTAAACGTCTTGTCAGGGGGAGAAAAAGTACGTGTCATGCTTTCAAAACTCATGCTCTTGAAATCAAATGTCCTTGTACTTGATGATCCAACAAATCACTTGGACTTGGAATCTATCTCAAGCTTGAACGATGGATTGAAAAACTTTAAAGAATCAATCATCTTTGCCAGTCATGACCACGAGTTTATCCAAACTTTGGCAAATCATATCATTGTTTTGTCTAAGAATGGCGTCATTGATCGTATTGATGAAACCTACGATGAATTCCTAGAAAATGCAGAAGTACAAGCAAAAGTTAAAGAACTTTGGAAAGATTAA
- the trpS gene encoding tryptophan--tRNA ligase: MTKPIILTGDRPTGKLHIGHYVGSLKNRVLLQEEDKYEMFVFLADQQALTDHAKDPQTIVESIGNVALDYLAVGLDPSKSTIFIQSQIPELAELSMYYMNLVSLARLERNPTVKTEIAQKGFGESIPTGFLVYPIAQAADITAFKANYVPVGTDQKPMIEQTREIVRSFNHAYNCEVLVEPEGIYPENERAGRLPGLDGNAKMSKSLNNGIYLADDADTLRKKVMSMYTDPDHIRVEDPGKIEGNMVFHYLDVFGRPEDAQDIAEMKENYQRGGLGDVKTKRYLLEILERELGPIRERRIEFAKDMGEVYNMLQKGSEKAREVAEQTLSEVKGAMGLNYFKL, translated from the coding sequence ATGACGAAACCCATTATTTTAACAGGAGATCGCCCAACAGGAAAACTGCATATTGGACATTATGTTGGGAGTCTTAAAAATAGAGTATTACTGCAGGAAGAAGACAAGTATGAGATGTTTGTTTTTTTGGCGGACCAACAAGCATTGACAGATCACGCTAAAGACCCTCAAACGATTGTAGAATCGATTGGGAATGTTGCCTTGGATTACCTAGCAGTTGGATTAGATCCAAGTAAATCAACTATCTTTATTCAAAGCCAAATTCCAGAGTTGGCTGAATTATCTATGTACTATATGAATTTGGTGTCACTAGCTCGTTTGGAACGAAATCCGACAGTAAAAACAGAGATTGCTCAGAAAGGGTTTGGAGAAAGTATTCCGACAGGATTTTTGGTTTATCCGATTGCGCAAGCAGCAGATATTACTGCCTTCAAGGCTAATTATGTTCCTGTTGGGACAGATCAGAAACCAATGATTGAGCAAACTCGTGAGATTGTTCGTTCCTTTAATCATGCTTATAATTGTGAGGTCTTGGTGGAGCCGGAAGGTATTTATCCAGAAAATGAGAGAGCAGGACGTTTGCCAGGTTTAGATGGAAATGCTAAAATGTCTAAATCCCTTAATAATGGTATTTATCTAGCAGATGATGCGGATACGTTGCGTAAAAAAGTCATGAGCATGTATACTGATCCGGATCATATTCGAGTGGAGGATCCAGGTAAGATTGAAGGAAATATGGTTTTCCATTATCTAGATGTGTTTGGTCGTCCAGAAGATGCTCAAGACATTGCAGAGATGAAAGAAAACTATCAACGTGGTGGTCTTGGTGATGTAAAGACGAAACGTTATCTACTTGAAATATTAGAACGCGAACTTGGCCCTATTCGTGAGCGCCGTATCGAATTTGCTAAGGATATGGGAGAAGTGTACAATATGCTTCAAAAAGGTAGTGAGAAAGCACGTGAGGTTGCGGAGCAAACTCTATCTGAAGTTAAGGGAGCAATGGGACTAAATTATTTTAAATTATAG
- a CDS encoding YfhO family protein, translating into MKSFFKTYWTYFVSFIIPLVIMTGVYLTQGIYWNSDASPLLGDGFHQYVIFDVALRNILHGNGSLFYTFTSGLGLNFYALSSYYLGSFLSPLVYFFNLSNMPDAVYLTTLLKFGLIGLSTFFSLNRLFKDIPKFLKLALSTSYALMSFTVSQLEIKTWLDVFILIPLIITGLHLLITQKKRLLYFTSLSILFIQNYYFGYMTALFLIFWYLCQISWDFKTRKSSFLDFVVTSFLAGMASLIMTLPTLFDLQTHGEKLTAITKLKTDSSWYLDIFAKQFIGSFDTTKYGSIPMIFVGLLPFILTILFFTIKSIRFHVKLTYAIFFTFLITSFYIEALDLFWQGMHTPNMFLHRYAWIFSTLLIYTAAEVLNRLKELKLWNLFVSLFLVLTGFLATVYFKSHYSFLTDLNILLTLEFLLVYALLLLAVIRKFISVNLFAILLSLFITAEISLNASSQMEGIAKEWTFASRSAYNRDITAMESILNQIDNPFTRTEKLQIQTGNDSMKFNYNGISQFSSVRNRSASTSLDKLGFKSSGTNLNLRYANNSLLADSLFGIQYNISETSLDKYGFQEIYQKDHLTLYKNQLSLPIAFATQSIYKDVDFNNHTLDNQALFINQLANLNLDYFSQIASDKTDTSDGLTSITGSANEDAKIDYQIEVPQNSQVYLSFSNLHFTNDKQKKVDIIVNGEKKTFTNDNAFNFFNLGYTEEQKTFNISVSFPGNSQVSFESPTFYRLDTQALTEAIQKIKEQPVEVSTSKNKVFATYEVKQDTSIFFTIPYDKGWSAFQDGKKLEIKQAQTGFMKVDVPKGKGTITLSFIPNGFVIGAACSLTALLLFGIYNHRRNLSKTEKD; encoded by the coding sequence ATGAAATCATTTTTTAAAACATATTGGACCTATTTTGTTTCTTTCATCATTCCTTTAGTAATTATGACTGGAGTATACCTAACTCAAGGTATCTACTGGAATAGCGATGCATCTCCACTATTAGGAGACGGTTTCCATCAATACGTTATTTTTGATGTAGCTTTACGAAATATTCTGCATGGAAATGGCAGTTTGTTTTACACCTTTACAAGTGGCCTCGGACTGAATTTCTATGCTCTATCTAGTTATTACTTGGGTAGTTTTCTTTCACCCCTAGTTTACTTTTTTAATCTGTCGAATATGCCAGATGCTGTCTATCTAACCACTCTCTTAAAATTTGGATTGATTGGTCTGTCAACCTTCTTTAGTCTAAATAGATTATTTAAAGATATCCCAAAATTTTTAAAACTTGCCTTATCTACTTCCTATGCTTTAATGAGCTTCACTGTCAGTCAGTTAGAGATTAAAACCTGGCTAGATGTTTTTATCTTGATTCCTTTAATTATAACTGGTTTACACCTACTTATAACACAAAAGAAGCGCCTACTATACTTTACAAGTTTGTCAATCTTATTTATTCAAAATTATTATTTTGGGTATATGACAGCATTGTTTCTTATTTTCTGGTATCTCTGCCAAATTTCTTGGGACTTTAAAACTCGAAAATCATCTTTTCTTGATTTTGTTGTTACCTCCTTTTTAGCTGGAATGGCTAGTTTGATTATGACTCTTCCTACACTGTTTGATTTACAAACTCATGGAGAGAAGTTGACTGCCATCACAAAATTAAAGACAGACAGTAGCTGGTATCTGGATATTTTCGCAAAACAATTCATTGGATCTTTTGATACAACTAAGTATGGATCTATACCAATGATTTTTGTTGGATTGCTTCCTTTTATTTTGACTATTCTATTTTTCACAATAAAATCCATAAGGTTTCACGTGAAACTTACCTATGCAATTTTCTTTACTTTTTTAATAACAAGCTTTTACATAGAAGCACTTGATTTATTTTGGCAGGGGATGCATACCCCAAATATGTTTTTGCATCGCTATGCTTGGATTTTTTCCACTCTGTTAATTTATACTGCAGCAGAAGTCTTAAATCGTCTGAAAGAACTGAAGCTATGGAATCTATTTGTCTCACTTTTTCTTGTACTAACAGGATTTTTGGCCACTGTCTATTTTAAATCACACTATTCTTTTTTAACTGATTTGAATATCCTGCTCACTCTTGAATTTCTACTAGTTTATGCTCTTTTACTTCTTGCAGTCATTAGAAAATTTATCTCTGTAAATCTATTTGCAATTCTTTTGTCTTTATTTATAACGGCTGAGATAAGCTTAAATGCATCATCTCAAATGGAAGGAATAGCTAAAGAATGGACCTTTGCTTCTCGTAGTGCCTATAATAGAGATATCACCGCTATGGAATCCATTCTAAACCAAATTGACAATCCATTTACACGTACTGAAAAACTGCAAATTCAGACTGGAAATGACAGTATGAAATTTAACTACAATGGAATCTCTCAATTTTCGTCTGTACGAAATCGTTCAGCTAGCACTAGTTTGGATAAACTGGGATTCAAATCCTCTGGAACCAACCTCAATCTCCGTTATGCTAATAACAGTCTTTTAGCAGACAGTTTATTTGGAATCCAATACAATATTTCTGAAACTTCACTTGATAAGTATGGCTTTCAAGAGATTTATCAAAAGGATCATTTAACCTTATATAAAAATCAACTCTCTTTACCCATTGCCTTTGCCACTCAATCTATTTACAAAGATGTAGACTTTAACAATCACACTTTAGATAATCAGGCTTTATTTATAAACCAGCTTGCTAATCTCAACTTAGATTACTTCTCCCAAATAGCATCTGATAAAACAGATACTTCAGATGGTTTAACGAGCATCACAGGTTCTGCGAATGAAGATGCAAAGATTGATTATCAAATTGAGGTTCCTCAAAATAGCCAAGTCTATCTCTCTTTTTCAAATCTTCATTTTACGAATGATAAACAAAAGAAAGTTGACATCATTGTCAACGGTGAAAAAAAGACTTTTACAAATGACAATGCATTTAATTTCTTTAATTTGGGTTATACTGAAGAACAAAAAACTTTCAATATCAGTGTTAGTTTCCCTGGAAATTCTCAGGTGTCATTTGAATCTCCAACCTTCTATCGTTTAGATACTCAGGCTCTTACTGAGGCAATTCAAAAGATTAAAGAACAACCTGTAGAAGTATCCACCTCTAAAAATAAAGTATTTGCTACATATGAAGTAAAACAAGATACCTCTATTTTCTTCACTATTCCTTATGACAAAGGTTGGTCTGCATTCCAAGATGGGAAAAAACTTGAAATCAAGCAGGCTCAGACTGGTTTTATGAAAGTTGATGTTCCAAAGGGAAAAGGCACCATTACACTTTCCTTTATACCCAATGGTTTTGTTATTGGAGCAGCCTGCTCACTAACTGCCCTTCTTCTTTTTGGGATCTATAATCACAGACGAAATTTATCTAAGACAGAAAAAGATTGA
- a CDS encoding YhgE/Pip domain-containing protein, whose product MFKEWKAIFKKPTFIIVMIGISLIPALYNIIFLSSMWDPYGQVSELPVAVVNKDKEASYNGQTMRIGEDMVSNLKENKALDFHFVNEEEGEKGLEDGDYYMVVTLPSDLSEKATSILTNHPEQMQIDYQTSSGHSFIASKMSDSAMTQLKQTVSTNVTETYTKLLFQKMNDLKSGINKAADGSEQLANGANQLVTGSQTLTTNLNTLANSTVTFSNGADQFTKGLSSYVSAIEQLHIGLGTFNSGLQSYTNAVSQVDTGLGQLASKTPELVTGVNQLNTGIKSYTGGVSQLDTGLNQFSVGVNAYTSSVKELSNGTSQLSNQSDTLRDGMEQLNTGIKEISSQLESSSQQNEEIAQLATSLGELNKTLQALTISDNTQLKSTLSEALPNLTTLAQDIVTKSQTEQEKTLANLQSTATYQSLTEEQKKELTEAISKNSNSTIESAKTILMTVGGLKESIENSEQQVSNLSDVQTKANQLLPAASSSLTTLSNGFTTLQTSVNNQLVPGSQSIEKGVVNYTKGLDTISIGANQLSEKNTSLTTSLDKLVSGSSKLTENTSTLTAGVDALAGKAPELVSGIESLSSGSAQLNNKSPELIAGLTTLQFGSGQLTDKSTQLLSAASQLGSGAMKIADGAGKLADGGTTLTSSLENLQTGVDSLGQGLGNANNQLKSASTESKNAETLSEPLVLSKTDNDQVPVNGIAMAPYMISVALFVAAISTNMIFAKLPSGRHPESRWAWLKSRSEINGIIAVLAGVLVYGGVHLIGLTANHEMRTLILIIITSLAFMSMVTALTTWNSRIGAFFSLILLLLQLASSAGTYPLALTNDFFKGVNPWLPMSYSVSGLRQTISMTGNIHHQVIFLIITLAFFTALGMLAYQPKKMEED is encoded by the coding sequence ATGTTTAAAGAATGGAAAGCAATATTTAAAAAACCGACCTTTATCATTGTAATGATAGGGATTTCTCTCATTCCAGCTTTATACAACATTATATTTTTATCGTCCATGTGGGATCCATATGGTCAAGTATCGGAGTTACCTGTGGCAGTTGTCAATAAAGATAAGGAAGCTTCTTATAATGGACAGACAATGAGAATTGGTGAAGACATGGTGTCTAATTTAAAAGAAAATAAGGCTTTAGATTTTCACTTTGTTAATGAAGAGGAAGGGGAAAAAGGACTAGAAGATGGTGACTACTATATGGTGGTAACATTACCAAGCGACCTATCTGAAAAAGCTACTTCTATCCTAACGAATCATCCTGAACAGATGCAGATTGATTATCAGACGTCAAGTGGGCATAGCTTTATTGCAAGTAAGATGAGTGATTCTGCAATGACGCAATTAAAACAAACCGTCTCTACGAATGTAACTGAAACATATACCAAGTTACTATTCCAAAAAATGAATGATTTGAAGTCTGGAATAAATAAAGCAGCTGATGGAAGTGAACAATTGGCTAATGGAGCCAATCAGTTGGTGACGGGAAGTCAAACGTTGACGACAAATCTTAATACTCTAGCTAATTCAACTGTAACTTTTTCAAATGGAGCGGATCAATTTACAAAAGGCTTATCTAGCTATGTGTCTGCTATAGAGCAATTACATATTGGTTTAGGAACTTTTAATAGTGGTTTACAAAGTTATACAAATGCTGTCTCACAAGTTGACACTGGACTTGGTCAATTAGCTTCAAAAACTCCCGAGTTGGTGACAGGTGTAAATCAGTTAAATACAGGTATAAAGTCCTATACAGGTGGGGTTTCACAATTGGACACAGGTCTCAATCAATTTTCAGTTGGTGTAAATGCATATACAAGTAGTGTGAAAGAACTTTCTAACGGAACAAGTCAATTATCCAATCAATCAGATACACTAAGAGATGGAATGGAGCAATTAAATACTGGTATTAAAGAAATTTCAAGCCAATTAGAGTCCTCATCTCAACAAAATGAAGAAATAGCGCAATTGGCAACAAGCTTAGGAGAACTAAATAAAACACTACAAGCTCTTACAATATCAGATAATACTCAACTGAAAAGTACATTGTCAGAAGCTTTGCCAAATCTAACAACTCTTGCTCAGGATATTGTGACCAAAAGTCAGACAGAACAAGAGAAAACTCTTGCAAACCTTCAATCAACAGCTACTTATCAATCTCTTACAGAGGAACAAAAGAAAGAACTGACAGAAGCTATTTCTAAAAATTCTAATTCTACTATTGAGTCGGCAAAAACAATTTTAATGACAGTAGGAGGATTAAAAGAAAGTATAGAGAATTCAGAACAACAAGTATCTAATCTATCTGATGTGCAGACGAAAGCAAATCAACTCTTACCTGCAGCATCTAGCTCCTTGACAACATTGTCAAATGGATTTACAACATTACAAACTTCTGTAAATAATCAGTTAGTTCCTGGAAGTCAGTCAATTGAAAAAGGTGTTGTAAACTATACTAAAGGACTGGATACTATTTCTATTGGTGCTAATCAACTAAGTGAAAAGAATACAAGTTTAACAACTAGTCTAGATAAATTAGTTTCTGGATCAAGTAAGTTGACAGAAAATACATCAACCTTGACAGCTGGAGTAGATGCGTTAGCTGGAAAAGCTCCAGAATTAGTATCAGGTATAGAAAGTTTGTCATCTGGTTCTGCTCAATTGAACAATAAGAGCCCAGAGCTGATAGCAGGTCTTACTACATTACAATTTGGCTCTGGTCAATTAACAGATAAATCAACACAGTTACTTTCTGCAGCATCTCAACTAGGAAGTGGCGCTATGAAGATTGCAGATGGTGCTGGAAAACTAGCAGATGGTGGAACAACCTTAACCTCTAGTCTTGAAAATTTACAGACAGGAGTTGATTCATTAGGACAAGGATTAGGCAATGCTAATAATCAACTTAAATCAGCTTCAACAGAATCTAAAAATGCAGAAACATTATCTGAACCTCTAGTTCTCTCAAAAACAGACAATGACCAAGTCCCTGTAAATGGGATTGCTATGGCTCCTTATATGATATCAGTTGCTCTTTTTGTTGCTGCTATATCTACCAATATGATTTTTGCTAAGTTGCCTTCTGGACGTCATCCAGAGAGTCGTTGGGCTTGGTTGAAGTCTCGCTCTGAAATAAATGGGATTATAGCTGTCTTAGCAGGTGTTTTAGTTTATGGAGGTGTCCATCTTATTGGATTGACTGCGAACCATGAGATGAGGACCTTGATTCTAATTATAATCACAAGTTTAGCTTTCATGTCTATGGTGACAGCTTTAACAACTTGGAATAGCCGTATTGGAGCTTTCTTCTCTCTTATTTTACTTTTATTACAGTTAGCATCAAGTGCAGGGACCTATCCCCTTGCTTTGACAAATGATTTCTTCAAAGGTGTCAATCCTTGGTTACCAATGAGTTATTCTGTATCAGGCTTACGACAAACAATCTCTATGACAGGAAATATTCATCATCAAGTGATTTTCCTTATTATAACTCTAGCTTTCTTTACTGCTTTAGGTATGCTAGCTTATCAACCTAAGAAAATGGAAGAAGATTAA